One Methanobrevibacter olleyae DNA segment encodes these proteins:
- a CDS encoding SDR family NAD(P)-dependent oxidoreductase: MGKLDGKVAIVTGATSGMGRASAKLFAREGAKVVITGRNEERAKAVVDDIKEAGGEAIYVIVDMANLDEVPKVFEETMDAYGTIDVLFNNAGMLSMSPLMDVTLEEWTKVFNVNVTSALLLTQLVAPIMKEKGKGTIINTCSVASFGAHHGFAAYVDSKHAMMGLTRSMAWELGPEIRCNGIAPGLIHTAMVDGIGGPSALQQMIDQCPVRRCGEPDDIAYMALFLASDDCTFLDGQIIKVDGGFEI, from the coding sequence ATGGGTAAATTAGATGGAAAAGTAGCGATTGTAACTGGAGCAACCTCTGGTATGGGAAGAGCATCAGCTAAATTATTTGCAAGAGAAGGTGCTAAAGTAGTAATAACTGGAAGAAATGAAGAAAGAGCAAAGGCTGTTGTAGATGACATTAAAGAAGCTGGTGGAGAAGCAATTTATGTAATTGTAGACATGGCTAACTTAGATGAAGTACCTAAGGTCTTTGAAGAAACTATGGATGCATATGGTACTATTGATGTTCTTTTTAACAATGCAGGTATGTTGAGTATGTCTCCATTAATGGATGTGACACTTGAAGAATGGACAAAAGTATTTAATGTAAATGTAACTTCTGCATTATTACTTACTCAATTAGTTGCACCTATAATGAAAGAAAAAGGTAAAGGGACTATTATTAACACTTGTTCTGTAGCATCCTTTGGAGCTCACCATGGATTTGCTGCATATGTAGACAGTAAACATGCAATGATGGGTTTAACTAGATCTATGGCTTGGGAATTAGGTCCTGAAATAAGATGCAATGGTATTGCACCAGGTCTTATCCACACTGCAATGGTAGATGGTATCGGTGGTCCTTCTGCATTACAACAAATGATTGATCAATGTCCTGTACGAAGATGCGGTGAACCTGATGATATTGCTTACATGGCATTATTCTTAGCAAGTGATGACTGTACTTTCTTAGATGGTCAAATTATTAAAGTAGATGGTGGATTTGAAATATAA
- a CDS encoding cysteine peptidase family C39 domain-containing protein codes for MLKINKKILIICIISLFLIMGQVAASDTNSTEFNDINTNVDSIELDQINKDTGNFDRNLIDKYLNDEDDELNQIPRDDLKSNDNEQFEEINDSKQEDNIDDLVDDVEIIEEKEKDTTGIVIANDNFSCGPASLATVLNKFGLNLSLNELSKHTNTSSHGTTMQSLIDATKYYNFSAYGVEIETKSLKENYIVNLNLNGCEHWSVVRKVTDTHVFLADSTEGNINFTIDEFNSYFNKKAIVLSNDKSIDLKEELIRNQISILDKDQCLSISGKGLKKKVIGYKVVWKYGFIRKYGWVLRPVVKGGHVSFSKWQYVKGYYTVWGKYKTLEPIYKYYYVSDEALTSAKIKKN; via the coding sequence ATGTTAAAAATAAATAAAAAGATTTTAATTATATGTATTATATCTTTATTTTTAATAATGGGCCAAGTAGCTGCTTCAGATACTAATTCAACAGAATTTAATGATATAAATACAAATGTAGATTCAATTGAATTAGATCAAATAAATAAAGATACTGGAAATTTTGATAGAAATCTAATTGATAAATATCTAAATGATGAGGATGATGAATTAAACCAAATTCCTAGAGATGATTTAAAATCTAATGATAATGAGCAATTTGAAGAAATTAATGATTCCAAACAAGAAGATAATATTGATGATTTGGTTGATGATGTAGAAATAATAGAAGAGAAAGAAAAAGACACTACCGGTATAGTAATAGCTAATGATAATTTTAGTTGTGGTCCTGCATCTCTTGCAACTGTATTAAATAAATTTGGACTTAATCTTAGTTTAAATGAACTATCCAAACATACAAATACCAGCTCACATGGAACAACCATGCAATCTCTAATAGATGCTACAAAATATTATAATTTCAGTGCCTATGGTGTTGAAATAGAGACTAAAAGCCTTAAAGAAAATTATATAGTTAATTTAAACCTTAATGGATGTGAACATTGGAGTGTTGTTAGAAAAGTAACGGATACACATGTTTTCCTAGCTGATTCAACTGAAGGAAATATTAATTTCACTATTGATGAATTTAATTCATATTTTAATAAAAAGGCAATTGTCTTATCTAATGATAAGTCAATCGATTTAAAAGAAGAATTAATCAGAAATCAAATAAGTATTTTAGATAAAGATCAATGTTTAAGTATCTCTGGAAAAGGTTTAAAGAAAAAAGTCATTGGTTATAAAGTAGTTTGGAAATATGGATTTATAAGAAAATATGGTTGGGTATTAAGACCTGTAGTAAAAGGGGGGCATGTTTCATTTTCTAAGTGGCAATATGTTAAAGGATATTATACTGTATGGGGAAAATATAAAACATTAGAACCAATTTACAAATATTACTATGTTTCAGATGAAGCTTTAACAAGTGCTAAAATTAAAAAAAATTAA
- a CDS encoding class I SAM-dependent methyltransferase: MANKTGILPANGHRIQGRSSESFLNAHDIIMELNLKGNEVFMDAGCGDGHAALEAVEILDDDATIYAIDIYEPSIEDLIKEKEEKAIDNLFPICADISDHIDLDDDLVDVILLINVWHGFKATRRMDKAIEELKRILKPSGKLAIMDYKKQEARHGPPITVRSSPEDLEEVFKEHGMDLFSLNPDTGEDIPQGKSHYLIVFQK, translated from the coding sequence ATGGCAAATAAAACTGGTATTTTACCTGCTAATGGACATAGGATTCAAGGTAGGTCAAGTGAGTCATTTTTGAATGCTCATGATATTATTATGGAGCTAAACCTTAAAGGTAATGAAGTATTTATGGATGCGGGATGTGGAGATGGACATGCAGCGCTTGAAGCTGTTGAAATATTAGATGATGATGCTACTATTTATGCAATAGACATTTATGAACCTTCTATTGAAGATTTAATTAAAGAAAAGGAAGAAAAAGCTATTGATAATCTTTTCCCAATTTGTGCAGATATTTCAGATCATATTGATTTGGATGATGATTTAGTGGATGTTATTCTTTTAATCAATGTATGGCACGGATTTAAAGCAACTAGAAGAATGGATAAGGCTATTGAAGAACTTAAAAGAATTCTTAAACCTAGTGGTAAGCTTGCAATTATGGACTATAAAAAACAAGAAGCAAGACATGGACCTCCTATAACCGTAAGAAGCAGTCCGGAAGATTTAGAAGAAGTATTTAAAGAACATGGTATGGATTTATTCTCTTTAAATCCAGATACTGGTGAGGATATTCCTCAAGGTAAGTCTCATTATTTAATTGTTTTTCAAAAATAG
- the argB gene encoding acetylglutamate kinase, whose translation MEKVNILVEALPYIKKFYNKKVMIKYGGHAMVDEEAMASTVRDTVLLKYVGMQPIVVHGGGPEITRSMKKLGKEPTFIKGLRVTDEETMRIVKMVLVGNINTDIVSQICLHDGKGAGLSGKDNKLIEACKKIHKIKDEETGEIEEVDLGLVGEIKKINPEILKMYTENDFIPVISPIGIAENGDTLNLNADTVAGSIAGEVDAEKLIILTDVPGVLRDPNDPSTLIQRMHIDEIPALIEEGVITGGMIPKIETCVEAINNGVKSAHILDGRMKHTLLLEIFTKKGIGTMIYK comes from the coding sequence ATGGAAAAAGTAAATATTTTGGTAGAGGCATTACCTTACATTAAAAAATTTTATAATAAAAAAGTCATGATTAAATATGGAGGTCATGCGATGGTAGATGAAGAGGCTATGGCTTCCACAGTACGTGATACTGTACTTTTAAAATATGTTGGTATGCAACCTATAGTTGTTCATGGGGGAGGTCCAGAAATCACCCGTTCTATGAAAAAATTAGGTAAAGAACCTACATTCATCAAAGGATTAAGAGTTACTGATGAAGAAACTATGCGTATTGTAAAAATGGTTCTTGTAGGTAATATAAACACGGACATTGTTTCCCAAATCTGTTTGCATGATGGTAAAGGTGCAGGATTATCTGGTAAAGATAATAAATTAATTGAAGCTTGTAAAAAGATCCATAAAATAAAAGATGAAGAAACTGGTGAAATTGAAGAGGTTGATTTAGGTTTAGTAGGTGAGATTAAAAAAATCAATCCAGAAATACTTAAAATGTATACTGAAAATGATTTTATTCCAGTTATTTCTCCTATTGGAATAGCTGAAAATGGTGATACTTTAAATCTTAATGCAGATACTGTAGCAGGTTCAATTGCAGGTGAAGTTGATGCAGAAAAATTAATTATTTTAACTGATGTTCCAGGTGTTTTAAGAGATCCAAATGACCCTTCAACTTTAATTCAAAGAATGCATATAGATGAAATTCCAGCTCTTATTGAAGAGGGTGTTATTACAGGCGGTATGATTCCTAAAATTGAAACTTGTGTTGAGGCAATTAATAATGGTGTAAAATCAGCACACATCTTAGATGGAAGAATGAAACACACCTTACTTCTTGAGATTTTTACAAAAAAAGGTATAGGAACTATGATTTATAAGTAA